The genome window AATTTGCATGGCACATCAGCCTGACGCACCAGTGCAATCAATTCACGCGCATGCTGGTCGCTGTCATTGACGCCATCCAGCATGCAGTATTCGAAGGTCACAAAATCACGCGGTGCGAATTCCAGATAGCGCTTGCAGGCAGCCATCAGTTCGACCAACGGGTATTTCTTGTTCAGTGGTACCAGGCCATCACGCAAGGCATCGTTCGACGCATGCAGCGATACCGCCAGTGCCACTGCACAATCCTGCGACAGCTTGTCTATCATCGGCACCACGCCGCTGGTAGACAAGGTCACGCGACGACGCGACAGGCCGTAAGCGTTATCGTCCAGCATCAGTTTGAGTGCCGTGACGGTTGGTTCGTAATTCAACAAAGGCTCGCCCATGCCCATCATCACCACATTGGTGATCTGGCGTTCGCCTTTAGGGCCCGGCTCTATGCCTTTGGTCCGACGTAATTCAAACTCAGCCATCCACAGTTGGCCGATGACTTCGCCGACTGAAAGATTGCGGTTAAAGCCCTGTTTGCCGGTCGAACAGAAACGGCAATTCACCGCGCATCCGGCTTGTGTCGAAATACACAGCGTGCCGCGGTTTTCTTCGGGAATAAATACTGTTTCAACTGCATTGCCCTGCCCTACATCGACCAGCCACTTGCGTGTGCCGTCGGCAGAGGTGTGATCCGAGATCACAGCGGGTGCAGCAATGATCGCGCGCGTAGCGAGCTTGTCACGCAGCGATTTGGCCAAATCGGTCATCGCGTCAAAATCGCTGGCGCCGAATTGGTGTATCCAGCGTTGCAATTGCTTGGCGCGGAACGGCTTCTCACCCAACTCGCCGCAGTAAGCGATGAGTTGCGCAGGATCCAGATCCAGCAGGTTGGTGAGAGTCGTCATAAAAACATTTCTTGAATCTGCCTGTCGCTCAGGCACGACGCCGGCGACGGACAGGAATTCAAATTAACGCGAATAAACGTTCAGTGCTGGGAAGTAGTAAGCGATTTCAACTTTCGCTGTTTCTTCTGCATCGGAACCGTGTACAGCATTTGCATCGATCGAATCAGCGAAATCAGCACGGATGGTGCCTTTGTCTGCTTTTTTCGGATCAGTAGCGCCCATCAGGTCACGGTGCTTGATGATTGCGTTTTCGCCTTCGAGCACTTGGATGATGACAGGACCGGAAATCATGAAGTCGACCAGGTCTTTGAAGAAAGGACGTGCGCTGTGAACAGCATAGAAACCTTCGGCTTCAGCACGCGACAATTGCGTCATGCGAGCAGCGACGATTTTCAGGCCTGCGCCTTCGAAACGGCTATAAATCTGACCGATTACGTTTTTTGCTACTGCATCCGGTTTAATAATCGACAGTGTGCGTTCGATTGCCATCTGAAAAACTCCAATAAAATGAAAGGGTTAAGACAAAATTCTGATATTTCAACTAACCTTTAATTCTACCATGAAAGCCCCATCTACTTGAAGCAGAAACAAGAGCTTTTAAATGTGAAGATAGCGTTAAGAACAGAACCGTTTATACTATGGTCATGTCGAGAACCTGCTTGGCAACAACTCGAGCTTGATATTAACCTGGAGAAAACATGAGCAATTTACAGCAGCAGGCCTTTGGGTCTACTTATGACACCACGGCGGTACGCCATCGCGTCTTGCGCAATACATACTGGCTGCTCGCCCTTTCCATGATCCCTACCGTACTGGGCGCCTGGATAGGCGTACAGTTCAAATTTGCCTTCTTCGCCGGCAGCCCATTCATGGGCATGATTATCTTTTTGGCAATTGCATTTGGTTTCTTCTATGCAATCGAAAAGACCAAGAATTCCGGCCTGGGCGTCGCCCTGCTGTTGGGCTTCACCTTCTTCATGGGCTTGATGCTGTCGCGCCTGATCGGACATATCCTCGGCTTTGCCAACGGTACGTCGCTGATCATGACGGCTTTTGGCGGCACAGCTGCGATCCTTGCGACAATGGCAACAGTAGCAACCGTTTCCAAGCGTGATTTCAGCGGCTTGGGCAAATGGCTGTTCATGGGCGTGCTGGTAATCATCGTAGCCGCAATCGCCAATATCTGGCTGCAATTGCCAGCCTTGCAACTGACGATCTCGGTCGTGGCGATCGGTATTTTCTCCGCCTTCATCTTGTATGATGTACAACGCATCATCAATGGCGG of Janthinobacterium sp. Marseille contains these proteins:
- the rlmN gene encoding 23S rRNA (adenine(2503)-C(2))-methyltransferase RlmN, with translation MTTLTNLLDLDPAQLIAYCGELGEKPFRAKQLQRWIHQFGASDFDAMTDLAKSLRDKLATRAIIAAPAVISDHTSADGTRKWLVDVGQGNAVETVFIPEENRGTLCISTQAGCAVNCRFCSTGKQGFNRNLSVGEVIGQLWMAEFELRRTKGIEPGPKGERQITNVVMMGMGEPLLNYEPTVTALKLMLDDNAYGLSRRRVTLSTSGVVPMIDKLSQDCAVALAVSLHASNDALRDGLVPLNKKYPLVELMAACKRYLEFAPRDFVTFEYCMLDGVNDSDQHARELIALVRQADVPCKFNLIPFNPFPESGLTRSHNPRIKAFAQVLMDAGIVTTVRKTRGDDIDAACGQLAGEVQDRTRVQDRMKKMAEYQEKFGKNFGRIVEISS
- the ndk gene encoding nucleoside-diphosphate kinase, whose product is MAIERTLSIIKPDAVAKNVIGQIYSRFEGAGLKIVAARMTQLSRAEAEGFYAVHSARPFFKDLVDFMISGPVIIQVLEGENAIIKHRDLMGATDPKKADKGTIRADFADSIDANAVHGSDAEETAKVEIAYYFPALNVYSR
- a CDS encoding Bax inhibitor-1/YccA family protein is translated as MSNLQQQAFGSTYDTTAVRHRVLRNTYWLLALSMIPTVLGAWIGVQFKFAFFAGSPFMGMIIFLAIAFGFFYAIEKTKNSGLGVALLLGFTFFMGLMLSRLIGHILGFANGTSLIMTAFGGTAAILATMATVATVSKRDFSGLGKWLFMGVLVIIVAAIANIWLQLPALQLTISVVAIGIFSAFILYDVQRIINGGETNYVTATLGIYLSVYNIFSNLLALLGIFGGERD